The Oncorhynchus kisutch isolate 150728-3 linkage group LG20, Okis_V2, whole genome shotgun sequence genome has a segment encoding these proteins:
- the myh11a gene encoding myosin-11 isoform X3 — MANKKPMTEDEKFLFLDKDFINSPMAQADWSAKKLVWIPSEKNGFEAASVKEEHGDECLVELADNGKKVTVNKDDIQKMNPPKFSKVEDMAELTCLNEASVLHNIRERYFSGLIYTYSGLFCVVVNPYKMLPIYSEKIIEMYKGKKRHEVPPHIYSITDNAYRNMMQDREDQSILCTGESGAGKTENTKKVIQYLALVASSHKGKKDTSATQPGAFVHGELEKQLLQANPILEAFGNAKTIKNDNSSRFGKFIRINFDVTGYIVGANIETYLLEKSRCIRQAKTERAFHIFYYMVAGVKDKLREELLLENFSAYRFLIAGHVSISGQQDDEMYEETMEAMNIMGITEEERTGILKVCSTVLQLGNIEFKKERNQEQATMPDNTAAQKVCHLQGINVVDFTRAILTPRIKVGREVVQKAQTKEQADFAIEALAKAMYERLFRWLLARVNKALDKTKRQGASFLGILDIAGFEIFEDNSFEQLCINYTNERLQQLFNHTMFVLEQEEYQREGIEWSFIDFGLDLQPCIELIERPNNPPGILALLDEECWFPKATDVSFVEKLMNTQASHIKFSKPKQLKSKTEFSVHHYAGKVDYNADNWLTKNMDPLNDNVIALLNISSNTFIQELWKDADRVVGLETMAKMSDSSMPSGSKTKKGMFRTVGQLYKESLAKLMTTLHNTQPNFVRCIIPNHEKRAGKLDAHLVLDQLKCNGVLEGIRICRQGFPNRILFQEFRQRYEILAASAIPKGFMDGKQACGLMIKHLDLDPNLYRIGQSKIFFRTGVLAQLEEERDLKITVVIIAFQSQARGYLARKAFAKRQQQLMAMKVIQRNCAAYLKLRNWQWWRLFTKVKPLLQVTRQEEEMGLKDEELQKAKESAVKYESELKEITLKHTTIMEERNALQEQLQAETELYAEAEEMRVRLASKKQELEEILHEMEARLEEEEDRAQALQVDKKKMQQQMQDLEEHLEEEEDARQKLQLEKVACEGKIKKLEDDVLVMEDHNTKLLKERKLMEERLADFSSNLAEEEEKSKNLTKLKNKHESMISELEVRLKKEEKGRQELDKAKRKLEAESNDLQEQIADLLAQIAELKAQLAKKEEELQAALGRLEDEMAQKNNALKKIRELEGHISDLQEDLDSERQARNKTEKARRDLGEELEALKSELEDTLDSTATQQELRAKREQEVTLLKKAMDDEGRTHEAQVQEMRQKHTQAVEELTEQLEQSKRVKSNLDKAKQALEKETSELTVEVRSLTTAKQDVENKKRKVEGQLNELQARFTDSEKQKGELGERCSKITIELESVTNLLNEAEGKNIKLSKDVSTLSAQVQDTQELLAEETRQKLQFSTKLRQMEDDRNSLQEQLEEEVEAKRNVERHVSTLNIQLSDSKKKLEEMAGNNELLEESKKRLQRDLEASNTQFEEKASAYDKLEKTKNRLQQELEDILMDLDNQRTIVSNLEKKQKKFDQMLAEEKTISSKYADERDRAEAEAREKETKALSLARALEEAQESREELERANKSLRTEMEDLVSSKDDVGKSVHELEKGKRGLEAQVEEMKTQLEELEDELQAAEDAKLRLEVNMQALKAQFDRDLVGRDEMGEEKKRQLIKQVRELETELEDERKQRATAAAAKKKLEGDMKDLEGQIEMSNKGRDEAIKQLRKIQAQMKDFQRELEDARAAREEVLGTAKESERKAKSLEAELMQIQEELAAAERARKQAEAERDELSDELASNTSGKSALSDEKRRLEAKISQLEEELEEESSNMEILNDRLRKSTQQVDQLNNELQTERTTSQKNESARQQMERQNKDLKAKLQEMENQVKSKFKSSITALEAKVAQLEEQVEQESRDKQAVAKGLRQKDKKLKDLMIQVEDERKQAEQYKEQAEKGNTRMKQLKRQLEESEEESQRITAARRKLQRELDESTEANDAMSREVNSLKSKLRGNPIPEPKE; from the exons ATCGTGAGGACCAGTCCATTCTTTGCAC TGGGGAGTCTGGTGCGGGTAAGACTGAGAACACCAAGAAGGTCATCCAGTATCTGGCTCTAGTGGCCTCTTCTCACAAAGGCAAGAAGGACACCAGTGCT ACACAGCCAGGAGCATTTGTCCAC GGGGAGCTGGAAAAGCAGCTTCTGCAGGCTAACCCCATCCTGGAGGCCTTCGGGAACGCCAAGACCATCAAAAATGACAACTCTTCACGATTT GGTAAATTCATCCGCATCAACTTTGATGTGACTGGCTACATTGTGGGAGCCAACATTGAGACCT ACCTGCTGGAGAAGTCTCGTTGTATCAGACAGGCCAAGACCGAGAGAGCCTTCCACATCTTCTACTACATGGTGGCTGGGGTCAAGGACAAGCTACGCG AGGAGCTTCTGCTGGAGAACTTCAGCGCCTACCGTTTCCTGATTGCGGGCCATGTCTCGATCTCGGGCCAGCAGGACGACGAGATGTACGAGGAGACCATGGAGGCCATGAACATCATGGGTATCACTGAGGAAGAGAGGACCG GCATCCTGAAGGTGTGTTCCACGGTGCTGCAGTTGGGAAACATAGAGTTCAAGAAGGAGAGGAACCAGGAGCAGGCCACCATGCCTGACAACACAG CGGCTCAGAAGGTGTGCCATCTCCAGGGCATCAACGTGGTAGACTTCACCAGAGCCATCCTCACGCCTCGCATCAAAGTGGGCAGAGAGGTGGTGCAGAAGGCCCAGACCAAAGAGCAG GCTGACTTTGCCATCGAGGCCTTGGCCAAGGCTATGTACGAGCGTCTGTTCCGCTGGCTGCTAGCTAGGGTCAACAAGGCTCTGGACAAGACCAAACGCCAGGGAGCATCCTTCTTGGGCATCCTCGACATTGCTGGCTTTGAGATCTTTGAG GATAACTCCTTTGAGCAGCTGTGCATCAACTACACCAACGAGAGGCTGCAGCAGCTGTTCAACCACACCATGTTCGTTCTGGAGCAGGAGGAGTACCAGAGGGAGGGCATTGAGTGGAGCTTCATCGACTTCGGCCTGGACCTGCAGCCCTGCATTGAGCTCATTGAGAGGCCG AACAATCCTCCTGGTATTCTGGCCCTGTTGGATGAGGAGTGCTGGTTCCCCAAAGCCACAGACGTCTCCTTCGTGGAGAAACTCATGAACACCCAGGCCAGCCACATCAAGTTCAGCAAACCCAAACAGCTGAAGAGCAAGACAGAGTTCTCTGTGCACCACTACGCTGGAAAG GTGGACTACAATGCTGATAATTGGTTGACAAAGAACATGGACCCTCTCAACGACAACGTCATAGCACTGCTTAACATCTCGTCCAACACGTTTATCCAGGAGCTCTGGAAAGATG CGGACCGTGTCGTGGGCCTGGAGACCATGGCCAAGATGTCCGACAGCTCCATGCCCAGCGGCTCCAAGACCAAGAAGGGCATGTTCCGGACCGTGGGTCAGCTCTACAAGGAGTCACTGGCCAAGCTCATGACCACGCTGCACAACACCCAGCCCAACTTCGTCAGATGTATCATCCCTAACCACGAGAAGAGG GCGGGGAAACTGGACGCCCATCTGGTCTTGGATCAGCTGAAGTGCAACGGTGTGTTGGAGGGCATCCGTATCTGCCGGCAAGGGTTCCCCAACCGAATCCTCTTCCAGGAGTTCCGTCAGCG TTACGAGATCCTGGCGGCTAGTGCTATTCCAAAGGGATTCATGGATGGCAAACAGGCGTGTGGTCTCATG ATTAAGCACCTGGATCTGGACCCCAACTTGTACCGGATTGGTCAGAGTAAGATCTTCTTCCGTACCGGCGTGTTGGCCCAGCTCGAGGAGGAGAGAGATCTGAAGATTACGGTGGTCATTATTGCCTTCCAGTCCCAGGCTAGAGGTTATCTGGCCAGAAA GGCCTTTGCTAAGAGACAGCAGCAACTGATGGCCATGAAGGTGATTCAGAGGAACTGTGCTGCCTACCTCAAACTCAGAAACTGGCAATGGTGGAGACTGTTCACCAAG GTCAAGCCTCTGTTGCAAGTGACCCgccaggaggaggagatgggccTGAAGGACGAGGAGCTGCAGAAGGCCAAGGAGTCTGCAGTGAAGTACGAATCAGAGCTGAAGGAGATCACCCTGAAACACACAACA ATCATGGAGGAGAGGAACGCACTGCAGGAGCAGCTGCAGGCTGAGACCGAGCTGTATGCAGAGGCGGAGGAGATGAGGGTGCGTCTGGCCTCTAAGAAGCAGGAGCTGGAGGAGATCCTCCATGAAATGGAGGCCAGgttggaagaggaggaagaccgcgCTCAGGCCCTGCAGGTGGATAAGAAAAAGATGCAGCAACAGATGCAG GACCTGGAGGAGcatctggaggaggaggaggatgcccGTCAGAAGCTGCAGCTGGAGAAGGTAGCATGTGAAGGCAAGATCAAGAAGTTGGAGGACGATGTCTTAGTGATGGAGGACCACAACACCAAACTGTTAAAG GAGAGGAAACTAATGGAGGAGAGACTAGCAGATTTCAGCTCCAACCtggcagaggaggaagagaagtccAAAAACCTGACCAAGCTCAAGAACAAACATGAGTCGATGATCTCTGAACTTGAGG TCCGTctgaagaaggaggagaagggtcGGCAGGAGCTGGACAAAGCAAAGCGTAAGCTGGAGGCGGAGTCTAACGACCTCCAGGAGCAGATAGCTGACCTGCTGGCCCAGATCGCTGAGCTCAAAGCCCAGCTGGCTaagaaggaggaggagctacAGGCTGCTCTGGGCAG GCTAGAGGACGAGATGGCCCAGAAGAACAATGCCCTAAAGAAGATCCGGGAGCTGGAGGGCCACATCTCAGACCTTCAGGAGGACCTGGACTCTGAGCGCCAGGCCAGGAACAAGACTGAGAAGGCCAGGAGGGACCTGGGAGAGGAGCTGGAGGCCCTCAAGTCTGAGCTGGAGGATACACTTGACAGCACCGCTACCCAGCAGGAGCTCCG ggcgaagagagaacaggaggtgaCCCTGTTGAAGAAGGCCATGGACGACGAGGGTCGGACCCACGAGGCCCAGGTGCAGGAGATGAGACAGAAACACACCCAGGCTGTAGAGGAGCTCACAGAGCAGCTGGAGCAGTCCAAACGG GTGAAGTCGAACCTGGACAAGGCCAAGCAGGCCCTGGAGAAGGAGACGTCGGAGCTGACGGTGGAGGTGCGTTCCCTGACCACGGCCAAACAGGACGTGGAGAACAAGAAGAGGAAGGTCGAAGGTCAGCTGAACGAGCTGCAGGCGCGCTTCACCGACAGCGAGAAGCAGAAGGGCGAGCTGGGAGAGCGCTGCTCCAAGATCACT ATTGAACTAGAgagtgtcaccaacctcctgaaTGAAGCTGAGGGGAAGAACATCAAGCTGAGCAAAGATGTCTCCACCCTCAGTGCCCAAGTCCAagacacacaa gagctgctggctgaggaGACCCGTCAGAAGCTGCAGTTCTCCACCAAGCTGCGTCAGATGGAGGACGACCGCAACAGTCTgcaggaacagctggaggaggaggtggaggcaaAGAGGAACGTGGAGAGACACGTGTCCACCCTCAACATACAG TTGTCAGACTCCAAGAAGAAGCTAGAAGAAATGGCCGGCAACAATGAGCTCCTGGAGGAGAGCAAGAAGCGTCTTCAGAGAGACCTGGAAGCGTCCAACACCCAGTTCGAGGAGAAGGCCTCTGCCTACGACAAGCTGGAGAAGACCAAGAACCGTCTGCAGCAGGAGCTAGAGGACATCCTCATGGACCTGGACAACCAGAGGACCATCGTCTCCAACCtggagaagaagcagaagaagttCGACCAG ATGTTGGCCGAGGAGAAGACCATCTCCAGTAAGTACGCTGATGAGAGGGACCGTGCTGAGGCAGAGGCCAGGGAGAAGGAGACCAAGGCCCTGTCTCTGGCCCGTGCTCTGGAGGAGGCCCAGGAGAGCAGGGAGGAGCTGGAGAGAGCCAACAAGTCCCTGAGGACTGAGATGGAAGACCTGGTCAGCTCTAAGGACGACGTGGGCAAGAGT GTCCATGAGTTGGAGAAGGGGAAGCGTGGACTGGAGGCCCAGGTGGAGGAGATGAAGACCCagctggaggagctggaggacgAACTGCAGGCTGCAGAGGACGCCAAGCTGCGTCTGGAGGTCAACATGCAGGCCCTGAAGGCCCAGTTCGACAGGGACCTGGTGGGACGtgatgagatgggagaggagaagaagagacagcTCATAAAGCAG GTGCGTGAGTTGGAGACGGAGCTAGAGGACGAGAGGAAGCAGAGAGCCACGGCGGCAGCAGCCAAGAAGAAGCTGGAGGGAGATATGAAGGACCTGGAGGGACAGATTGAGATGTCCAACAAGGGACGCGACGAGGCCATCAAACAGCTGCGCAAGATCCAG GCCCAGATGAAGGACTTCCAGAGGGAACTGGAAGATGCCCGTGCAGCCAGAGAAGAGGTGCTGGGTACGGCcaaggagagcgagaggaaggccAAGAGTCTGGAGGCTGAGCTCATGCAGATTCAGGAG gagctggCTGCTGCTGAGAGGGCACGGAAACAAGCAGAGGCTGAGCGGGACGAGCTGTCCGACGAACTAGCCAGCAACACCTCTGGAAA ATCAGCCCTGTCTGATGAAAAGCGTCGTCTGGAGGCTAAGATCTCCCAGctggaggaggagctggaggaagaAAGCAGTAACATGGAGATCCTCAACGACAGATTGAGGAAGAGCACTCAACAG GTGGACCAGCTGAACAATGAGCTGCAGACCGAGCGCACCACCTCCCAGAAGAACGAGAGCGCCCGGCAGCAGATGGAGAGGCAGAACAAGGACCTAAAGGCCAAGCTGCAGGAGATGGAGAACCAG GTCAAGTCCAAGTTCAAGTCATCCATCACCGCCCTGGAGGCCAAGGTGGCTCAGTTGGAGGAGCAGGTGGAGCAAGAGAGCAGAGACAAGCAGGCTGTAGCCAAGGGCCTGCGCCAGAAGGACAAAAAGCTGAAAGATCTGATGATCCAGGTGGAGGACGAGAGGAAACAGGCTGAACAGTACAAGGAACAG gcAGAAAAGGGCAACACGCGGATGAAGCAGCTGAAGCGCCAGCTGGAGGAGTCGGAGGAGGAGTCTCAGCGCATCACGGCTGCCCGCAGGAAGCTGCAGAGGGAGCTGGATGAGTCCACCGAGGCTAACGATGCCATGAGCCGCGAGGTCAACTCCCTCAAGAGCAAACTCAG AGGCAACCCAATCCCAGAACCCAAGGAGTAA
- the myh11a gene encoding myosin-11 isoform X4 translates to MANKKPMTEDEKFLFLDKDFINSPMAQADWSAKKLVWIPSEKNGFEAASVKEEHGDECLVELADNGKKVTVNKDDIQKMNPPKFSKVEDMAELTCLNEASVLHNIRERYFSGLIYTYSGLFCVVVNPYKMLPIYSEKIIEMYKGKKRHEVPPHIYSITDNAYRNMMQDREDQSILCTGESGAGKTENTKKVIQYLALVASSHKGKKDTSAGELEKQLLQANPILEAFGNAKTIKNDNSSRFGKFIRINFDVTGYIVGANIETYLLEKSRCIRQAKTERAFHIFYYMVAGVKDKLREELLLENFSAYRFLIAGHVSISGQQDDEMYEETMEAMNIMGITEEERTGILKVCSTVLQLGNIEFKKERNQEQATMPDNTAAQKVCHLQGINVVDFTRAILTPRIKVGREVVQKAQTKEQADFAIEALAKAMYERLFRWLLARVNKALDKTKRQGASFLGILDIAGFEIFEDNSFEQLCINYTNERLQQLFNHTMFVLEQEEYQREGIEWSFIDFGLDLQPCIELIERPNNPPGILALLDEECWFPKATDVSFVEKLMNTQASHIKFSKPKQLKSKTEFSVHHYAGKVDYNADNWLTKNMDPLNDNVIALLNISSNTFIQELWKDADRVVGLETMAKMSDSSMPSGSKTKKGMFRTVGQLYKESLAKLMTTLHNTQPNFVRCIIPNHEKRAGKLDAHLVLDQLKCNGVLEGIRICRQGFPNRILFQEFRQRYEILAASAIPKGFMDGKQACGLMIKHLDLDPNLYRIGQSKIFFRTGVLAQLEEERDLKITVVIIAFQSQARGYLARKAFAKRQQQLMAMKVIQRNCAAYLKLRNWQWWRLFTKVKPLLQVTRQEEEMGLKDEELQKAKESAVKYESELKEITLKHTTIMEERNALQEQLQAETELYAEAEEMRVRLASKKQELEEILHEMEARLEEEEDRAQALQVDKKKMQQQMQDLEEHLEEEEDARQKLQLEKVACEGKIKKLEDDVLVMEDHNTKLLKERKLMEERLADFSSNLAEEEEKSKNLTKLKNKHESMISELEVRLKKEEKGRQELDKAKRKLEAESNDLQEQIADLLAQIAELKAQLAKKEEELQAALGRLEDEMAQKNNALKKIRELEGHISDLQEDLDSERQARNKTEKARRDLGEELEALKSELEDTLDSTATQQELRAKREQEVTLLKKAMDDEGRTHEAQVQEMRQKHTQAVEELTEQLEQSKRVKSNLDKAKQALEKETSELTVEVRSLTTAKQDVENKKRKVEGQLNELQARFTDSEKQKGELGERCSKITIELESVTNLLNEAEGKNIKLSKDVSTLSAQVQDTQELLAEETRQKLQFSTKLRQMEDDRNSLQEQLEEEVEAKRNVERHVSTLNIQLSDSKKKLEEMAGNNELLEESKKRLQRDLEASNTQFEEKASAYDKLEKTKNRLQQELEDILMDLDNQRTIVSNLEKKQKKFDQMLAEEKTISSKYADERDRAEAEAREKETKALSLARALEEAQESREELERANKSLRTEMEDLVSSKDDVGKSVHELEKGKRGLEAQVEEMKTQLEELEDELQAAEDAKLRLEVNMQALKAQFDRDLVGRDEMGEEKKRQLIKQVRELETELEDERKQRATAAAAKKKLEGDMKDLEGQIEMSNKGRDEAIKQLRKIQAQMKDFQRELEDARAAREEVLGTAKESERKAKSLEAELMQIQEELAAAERARKQAEAERDELSDELASNTSGKSALSDEKRRLEAKISQLEEELEEESSNMEILNDRLRKSTQQVDQLNNELQTERTTSQKNESARQQMERQNKDLKAKLQEMENQVKSKFKSSITALEAKVAQLEEQVEQESRDKQAVAKGLRQKDKKLKDLMIQVEDERKQAEQYKEQAEKGNTRMKQLKRQLEESEEESQRITAARRKLQRELDESTEANDAMSREVNSLKSKLRGNPIPEPKE, encoded by the exons ATCGTGAGGACCAGTCCATTCTTTGCAC TGGGGAGTCTGGTGCGGGTAAGACTGAGAACACCAAGAAGGTCATCCAGTATCTGGCTCTAGTGGCCTCTTCTCACAAAGGCAAGAAGGACACCAGTGCT GGGGAGCTGGAAAAGCAGCTTCTGCAGGCTAACCCCATCCTGGAGGCCTTCGGGAACGCCAAGACCATCAAAAATGACAACTCTTCACGATTT GGTAAATTCATCCGCATCAACTTTGATGTGACTGGCTACATTGTGGGAGCCAACATTGAGACCT ACCTGCTGGAGAAGTCTCGTTGTATCAGACAGGCCAAGACCGAGAGAGCCTTCCACATCTTCTACTACATGGTGGCTGGGGTCAAGGACAAGCTACGCG AGGAGCTTCTGCTGGAGAACTTCAGCGCCTACCGTTTCCTGATTGCGGGCCATGTCTCGATCTCGGGCCAGCAGGACGACGAGATGTACGAGGAGACCATGGAGGCCATGAACATCATGGGTATCACTGAGGAAGAGAGGACCG GCATCCTGAAGGTGTGTTCCACGGTGCTGCAGTTGGGAAACATAGAGTTCAAGAAGGAGAGGAACCAGGAGCAGGCCACCATGCCTGACAACACAG CGGCTCAGAAGGTGTGCCATCTCCAGGGCATCAACGTGGTAGACTTCACCAGAGCCATCCTCACGCCTCGCATCAAAGTGGGCAGAGAGGTGGTGCAGAAGGCCCAGACCAAAGAGCAG GCTGACTTTGCCATCGAGGCCTTGGCCAAGGCTATGTACGAGCGTCTGTTCCGCTGGCTGCTAGCTAGGGTCAACAAGGCTCTGGACAAGACCAAACGCCAGGGAGCATCCTTCTTGGGCATCCTCGACATTGCTGGCTTTGAGATCTTTGAG GATAACTCCTTTGAGCAGCTGTGCATCAACTACACCAACGAGAGGCTGCAGCAGCTGTTCAACCACACCATGTTCGTTCTGGAGCAGGAGGAGTACCAGAGGGAGGGCATTGAGTGGAGCTTCATCGACTTCGGCCTGGACCTGCAGCCCTGCATTGAGCTCATTGAGAGGCCG AACAATCCTCCTGGTATTCTGGCCCTGTTGGATGAGGAGTGCTGGTTCCCCAAAGCCACAGACGTCTCCTTCGTGGAGAAACTCATGAACACCCAGGCCAGCCACATCAAGTTCAGCAAACCCAAACAGCTGAAGAGCAAGACAGAGTTCTCTGTGCACCACTACGCTGGAAAG GTGGACTACAATGCTGATAATTGGTTGACAAAGAACATGGACCCTCTCAACGACAACGTCATAGCACTGCTTAACATCTCGTCCAACACGTTTATCCAGGAGCTCTGGAAAGATG CGGACCGTGTCGTGGGCCTGGAGACCATGGCCAAGATGTCCGACAGCTCCATGCCCAGCGGCTCCAAGACCAAGAAGGGCATGTTCCGGACCGTGGGTCAGCTCTACAAGGAGTCACTGGCCAAGCTCATGACCACGCTGCACAACACCCAGCCCAACTTCGTCAGATGTATCATCCCTAACCACGAGAAGAGG GCGGGGAAACTGGACGCCCATCTGGTCTTGGATCAGCTGAAGTGCAACGGTGTGTTGGAGGGCATCCGTATCTGCCGGCAAGGGTTCCCCAACCGAATCCTCTTCCAGGAGTTCCGTCAGCG TTACGAGATCCTGGCGGCTAGTGCTATTCCAAAGGGATTCATGGATGGCAAACAGGCGTGTGGTCTCATG ATTAAGCACCTGGATCTGGACCCCAACTTGTACCGGATTGGTCAGAGTAAGATCTTCTTCCGTACCGGCGTGTTGGCCCAGCTCGAGGAGGAGAGAGATCTGAAGATTACGGTGGTCATTATTGCCTTCCAGTCCCAGGCTAGAGGTTATCTGGCCAGAAA GGCCTTTGCTAAGAGACAGCAGCAACTGATGGCCATGAAGGTGATTCAGAGGAACTGTGCTGCCTACCTCAAACTCAGAAACTGGCAATGGTGGAGACTGTTCACCAAG GTCAAGCCTCTGTTGCAAGTGACCCgccaggaggaggagatgggccTGAAGGACGAGGAGCTGCAGAAGGCCAAGGAGTCTGCAGTGAAGTACGAATCAGAGCTGAAGGAGATCACCCTGAAACACACAACA ATCATGGAGGAGAGGAACGCACTGCAGGAGCAGCTGCAGGCTGAGACCGAGCTGTATGCAGAGGCGGAGGAGATGAGGGTGCGTCTGGCCTCTAAGAAGCAGGAGCTGGAGGAGATCCTCCATGAAATGGAGGCCAGgttggaagaggaggaagaccgcgCTCAGGCCCTGCAGGTGGATAAGAAAAAGATGCAGCAACAGATGCAG GACCTGGAGGAGcatctggaggaggaggaggatgcccGTCAGAAGCTGCAGCTGGAGAAGGTAGCATGTGAAGGCAAGATCAAGAAGTTGGAGGACGATGTCTTAGTGATGGAGGACCACAACACCAAACTGTTAAAG GAGAGGAAACTAATGGAGGAGAGACTAGCAGATTTCAGCTCCAACCtggcagaggaggaagagaagtccAAAAACCTGACCAAGCTCAAGAACAAACATGAGTCGATGATCTCTGAACTTGAGG TCCGTctgaagaaggaggagaagggtcGGCAGGAGCTGGACAAAGCAAAGCGTAAGCTGGAGGCGGAGTCTAACGACCTCCAGGAGCAGATAGCTGACCTGCTGGCCCAGATCGCTGAGCTCAAAGCCCAGCTGGCTaagaaggaggaggagctacAGGCTGCTCTGGGCAG GCTAGAGGACGAGATGGCCCAGAAGAACAATGCCCTAAAGAAGATCCGGGAGCTGGAGGGCCACATCTCAGACCTTCAGGAGGACCTGGACTCTGAGCGCCAGGCCAGGAACAAGACTGAGAAGGCCAGGAGGGACCTGGGAGAGGAGCTGGAGGCCCTCAAGTCTGAGCTGGAGGATACACTTGACAGCACCGCTACCCAGCAGGAGCTCCG ggcgaagagagaacaggaggtgaCCCTGTTGAAGAAGGCCATGGACGACGAGGGTCGGACCCACGAGGCCCAGGTGCAGGAGATGAGACAGAAACACACCCAGGCTGTAGAGGAGCTCACAGAGCAGCTGGAGCAGTCCAAACGG GTGAAGTCGAACCTGGACAAGGCCAAGCAGGCCCTGGAGAAGGAGACGTCGGAGCTGACGGTGGAGGTGCGTTCCCTGACCACGGCCAAACAGGACGTGGAGAACAAGAAGAGGAAGGTCGAAGGTCAGCTGAACGAGCTGCAGGCGCGCTTCACCGACAGCGAGAAGCAGAAGGGCGAGCTGGGAGAGCGCTGCTCCAAGATCACT ATTGAACTAGAgagtgtcaccaacctcctgaaTGAAGCTGAGGGGAAGAACATCAAGCTGAGCAAAGATGTCTCCACCCTCAGTGCCCAAGTCCAagacacacaa gagctgctggctgaggaGACCCGTCAGAAGCTGCAGTTCTCCACCAAGCTGCGTCAGATGGAGGACGACCGCAACAGTCTgcaggaacagctggaggaggaggtggaggcaaAGAGGAACGTGGAGAGACACGTGTCCACCCTCAACATACAG TTGTCAGACTCCAAGAAGAAGCTAGAAGAAATGGCCGGCAACAATGAGCTCCTGGAGGAGAGCAAGAAGCGTCTTCAGAGAGACCTGGAAGCGTCCAACACCCAGTTCGAGGAGAAGGCCTCTGCCTACGACAAGCTGGAGAAGACCAAGAACCGTCTGCAGCAGGAGCTAGAGGACATCCTCATGGACCTGGACAACCAGAGGACCATCGTCTCCAACCtggagaagaagcagaagaagttCGACCAG ATGTTGGCCGAGGAGAAGACCATCTCCAGTAAGTACGCTGATGAGAGGGACCGTGCTGAGGCAGAGGCCAGGGAGAAGGAGACCAAGGCCCTGTCTCTGGCCCGTGCTCTGGAGGAGGCCCAGGAGAGCAGGGAGGAGCTGGAGAGAGCCAACAAGTCCCTGAGGACTGAGATGGAAGACCTGGTCAGCTCTAAGGACGACGTGGGCAAGAGT GTCCATGAGTTGGAGAAGGGGAAGCGTGGACTGGAGGCCCAGGTGGAGGAGATGAAGACCCagctggaggagctggaggacgAACTGCAGGCTGCAGAGGACGCCAAGCTGCGTCTGGAGGTCAACATGCAGGCCCTGAAGGCCCAGTTCGACAGGGACCTGGTGGGACGtgatgagatgggagaggagaagaagagacagcTCATAAAGCAG GTGCGTGAGTTGGAGACGGAGCTAGAGGACGAGAGGAAGCAGAGAGCCACGGCGGCAGCAGCCAAGAAGAAGCTGGAGGGAGATATGAAGGACCTGGAGGGACAGATTGAGATGTCCAACAAGGGACGCGACGAGGCCATCAAACAGCTGCGCAAGATCCAG GCCCAGATGAAGGACTTCCAGAGGGAACTGGAAGATGCCCGTGCAGCCAGAGAAGAGGTGCTGGGTACGGCcaaggagagcgagaggaaggccAAGAGTCTGGAGGCTGAGCTCATGCAGATTCAGGAG gagctggCTGCTGCTGAGAGGGCACGGAAACAAGCAGAGGCTGAGCGGGACGAGCTGTCCGACGAACTAGCCAGCAACACCTCTGGAAA ATCAGCCCTGTCTGATGAAAAGCGTCGTCTGGAGGCTAAGATCTCCCAGctggaggaggagctggaggaagaAAGCAGTAACATGGAGATCCTCAACGACAGATTGAGGAAGAGCACTCAACAG GTGGACCAGCTGAACAATGAGCTGCAGACCGAGCGCACCACCTCCCAGAAGAACGAGAGCGCCCGGCAGCAGATGGAGAGGCAGAACAAGGACCTAAAGGCCAAGCTGCAGGAGATGGAGAACCAG GTCAAGTCCAAGTTCAAGTCATCCATCACCGCCCTGGAGGCCAAGGTGGCTCAGTTGGAGGAGCAGGTGGAGCAAGAGAGCAGAGACAAGCAGGCTGTAGCCAAGGGCCTGCGCCAGAAGGACAAAAAGCTGAAAGATCTGATGATCCAGGTGGAGGACGAGAGGAAACAGGCTGAACAGTACAAGGAACAG gcAGAAAAGGGCAACACGCGGATGAAGCAGCTGAAGCGCCAGCTGGAGGAGTCGGAGGAGGAGTCTCAGCGCATCACGGCTGCCCGCAGGAAGCTGCAGAGGGAGCTGGATGAGTCCACCGAGGCTAACGATGCCATGAGCCGCGAGGTCAACTCCCTCAAGAGCAAACTCAG AGGCAACCCAATCCCAGAACCCAAGGAGTAA